One Cololabis saira isolate AMF1-May2022 chromosome 12, fColSai1.1, whole genome shotgun sequence DNA window includes the following coding sequences:
- the slmapb gene encoding sarcolemma associated protein b isoform X2 — protein sequence MDKKEVNDPLNNVSLIKDDLTRSNMGSSGDSQKIIQRLNDELREAQELANKEKHKFMDLQGVLEAERKENKKQADESSKQIKHLHGQLHQLQDEMDILRDQMDVSSKSRDELQSARDEVKSLKRGLEAATAGRDRDVATVQSNLATVSNDLDKWRQTANKYEREIDNLQRDLQQQSNQWQKTAEIQASELQSMQVECNGLQKECSVLRSEKQDMVNKHQKEKSSLQSECASFKTEREELLKSHQKEKTNLQSECAALRTEKEAVLQKQQQLEKDLASLRGQNAELNSSLRALEQCQLEMETKLLALQKQHQEDNIKLQTQLDEADSRSQALQREYEEAQTELSDLKEKYEKTEQEKQSLADHLEECKANMNELQEKGSKKPWMIWGPVVAVAITAVTAAVLFRT from the exons ATGGATAAGAAAGAAGTGAATGACCCTCTGAACAACGTATCATTGATTAAAG ATGACCTGACCAGATCAAACATGGGGTCCTCAGGTGACTCACAAAAAATAATTCAACGCTTGAATGATGAATTACGAGAGGCCCAGGAGCTAGCTAATAAGGAGAAACATAAGTTCATGGACCTACAAG GTGTGCTTGAGGCAGagaggaaagaaaataaaaaacaagctGATGAATCCTCAAAACAGATAAAACATCTCCACG GCCAGCTACATCAGCTCCAAGATGAGATGGACATTCTCAGGGATCAGATGGACGTCTCCTCCAAATCACGTGACGAGCTACAAAGTGCTCGAGATGAAGTCAAGTCACTGAAACGTGGCCTAGAGGCAGCGACTGCTGGGCGAGATCGTGATGTCGCAACTGTTCAGTCTAACCTGGCAACCGTCTCAAATGATCTGGATAAGTGGCGTCAAACTGCCAACAAATATGAGCGCGAGATTGACAACCTACAGCGTGATTTGCAGCAGCAGAGCAACCAGTGgcagaaaactgcagaaatacaaG CTAGCGAGCTGCAGTCCATGCAGGTGGAGTGTAACGGTCTTCAGAAGGAATGTTCTGTCCTGCGATCTGAGAAGCAGGACATGGTGAACAAGCACCAGAAAGAAAAGAGCAGTCTGCAAAGTGAGTGTGCCTCTTtcaagacagagagagaggaacTTCTCAAGAGTCACCAGAAAGAGAAGACCAACCTGCAGAGTGAATGTGCAGCACTGCGCACTGAGAAAGAGGCGGTGCTCCAgaaacagcagcagctggagaagGACCTTGCCAG TCTACGTGGACAGAATGCTGAGCTGAACAGCAGCCTCAGAGCCCTTGAGCAATGCCAGCTAGAGATGGAGACGAAGTTGCTGGCCCTGCAGAAACAGCACCAGGAGGATAACATCAAGCTGCAAACCCAACTGGATGAAGCAGACAGCCGCAGCCAAGCTCTACAGAGAGAG TACGAGGAAGCTCAGACAGAGCTGTCAGACCTAAAGGAAAAGTATGAGAAGACCGAGCAGGAAAAACAGTCTCTCGCAGATCACCTTGAGGAGTGCAAAGCCAACATGAACGAATTGCAGGAGAAAGGATCGAAG AAACCCTGGATGATCTGGGGCCCTGTGGTTGCTGTGGCCATAACAGCTGTGACTGCTGCTGTGCTCTTCAGGACCTGA
- the abhd6b gene encoding monoacylglycerol lipase ABHD6b, which produces MAADLDVVNLLIIAGGTLAVPILAFLASFLLWPSVLIKVYYWYWRRTLGLQVRYADCGGYRFCYSYRGKPGMRPSILMLHGFSAHKDMWLTLVKYLPKHLHIVCVDMPGHEGTTRINTDDYSIQGQVTRIQQFVETIHLNRKPFHLVGTAMGGHVAGVYAACYPSEICSMTLICPDGIRNPCESKFDNHLQDLEHSNYTLSIPLIPTTPEEMEDMFRMCSHVRFKIPQQILQGLVDVREPHNTFYEQVFMAILGEKSRYALQEHLHLITAPLQVIWGKQDQVVDVSGATVIAEALPGCRVDLLDNCGHSVVMEKPCRTAKLLLQFIIFQQNAKTKKSS; this is translated from the exons ATGGCAGCTGATCTAGATGTGGTGAATCTGCTAATCATCGCTGGAGGAACACTGGCCGTACCCATCCTGGCTTTTCTGGCCTCCTTCCTTCTCTGGCCATCTGTACTTATTAAAGTGTATTACTG GTACTGGAGGAGGACTTTGGGCCTGCAGGTACGCTATGCAGACTGTGGTGGTTATCGCTTCTGTTACTCCTACAGAGGAAAACCTGGGATGAGACCTTCCATCTTAATGCTCCATGGCTTCTCTGCTCACAAAGACATGTGGCTAACTCTTGTAAAG TATTtgccaaaacatttacacatCGTGTGTGTGGACATGCCTGGCCACGAAGGGACAACACGCATCAACACAGACGATTACTCCATTCAAGGGCAGGTCACAAGGATCCAGCAG TTTGTTGAAACCATTCACTTAAATAGGAAACCATTCCATCTGGTTGGAACCGCCATGGGAGGACATGTAGCTGGGGTTTATGCAGCTTGCTATCCCTCAGAAATCTGCAGCATGACTCTCATTTGTCCAGACG GTATTAGAAATCCCTGTGAGTCCAAATTCGACAACCATTTGCAGGACCTTGAACACAGCAACTACACACTGAGCATCCCGCTGATCCCCACTACTCCTGAAGAGATGGAGGACATGTTCAGAATGTGTTCCCACGTTCGTTTTAAAATTCCTCAGCAG aTTCTTCAAGGACTGGTTGATGTCAGAGAACCTCACAACACATTCTATGAACAAG TATTTATGGCGATTCTGGGTGAGAAATCAAGATATGCCTTACAGGAGCACTTGCATCTAATAACTGCACCTTTACAAGTGATTTGGGGCAAACAAGATCAG GTGGTGGATGTGTCTGGAGCTACAGTCATTGCAGAGGCGTTACCTGGATGCAGAGTGGACCTATTAGACAACTGTGGTCACTCGGTGGTGATGGAGAAGCCTTGTCGGACGGCCAAACTCCTCCTGCAGTTCATTATCTTTCAGCAAAATGCTAAGACAAAAAAGTCTTCCTGA
- the slmapb gene encoding sarcolemma associated protein b isoform X1, with product MDKKEVNDPLNNVSLIKDDLTRSNMGSSGDSQKIIQRLNDELREAQELANKEKHKFMDLQGVLEAERKENKKQADESSKQIKHLHGQLHQLQDEMDILRDQMDVSSKSRDELQSARDEVKSLKRGLEAATAGRDRDVATVQSNLATVSNDLDKWRQTANKYEREIDNLQRDLQQQSNQWQKTAEIQASELQSMQVECNGLQKECSVLRSEKQDMVNKHQKEKSSLQSECASFKTEREELLKSHQKEKTNLQSECAALRTEKEAVLQKQQQLEKDLASLRGQNAELNSSLRALEQCQLEMETKLLALQKQHQEDNIKLQTQLDEADSRSQALQREYEEAQTELSDLKEKYEKTEQEKQSLADHLEECKANMNELQEKGSKTGLLLPVQAVVIGLILALLFWCFGALW from the exons ATGGATAAGAAAGAAGTGAATGACCCTCTGAACAACGTATCATTGATTAAAG ATGACCTGACCAGATCAAACATGGGGTCCTCAGGTGACTCACAAAAAATAATTCAACGCTTGAATGATGAATTACGAGAGGCCCAGGAGCTAGCTAATAAGGAGAAACATAAGTTCATGGACCTACAAG GTGTGCTTGAGGCAGagaggaaagaaaataaaaaacaagctGATGAATCCTCAAAACAGATAAAACATCTCCACG GCCAGCTACATCAGCTCCAAGATGAGATGGACATTCTCAGGGATCAGATGGACGTCTCCTCCAAATCACGTGACGAGCTACAAAGTGCTCGAGATGAAGTCAAGTCACTGAAACGTGGCCTAGAGGCAGCGACTGCTGGGCGAGATCGTGATGTCGCAACTGTTCAGTCTAACCTGGCAACCGTCTCAAATGATCTGGATAAGTGGCGTCAAACTGCCAACAAATATGAGCGCGAGATTGACAACCTACAGCGTGATTTGCAGCAGCAGAGCAACCAGTGgcagaaaactgcagaaatacaaG CTAGCGAGCTGCAGTCCATGCAGGTGGAGTGTAACGGTCTTCAGAAGGAATGTTCTGTCCTGCGATCTGAGAAGCAGGACATGGTGAACAAGCACCAGAAAGAAAAGAGCAGTCTGCAAAGTGAGTGTGCCTCTTtcaagacagagagagaggaacTTCTCAAGAGTCACCAGAAAGAGAAGACCAACCTGCAGAGTGAATGTGCAGCACTGCGCACTGAGAAAGAGGCGGTGCTCCAgaaacagcagcagctggagaagGACCTTGCCAG TCTACGTGGACAGAATGCTGAGCTGAACAGCAGCCTCAGAGCCCTTGAGCAATGCCAGCTAGAGATGGAGACGAAGTTGCTGGCCCTGCAGAAACAGCACCAGGAGGATAACATCAAGCTGCAAACCCAACTGGATGAAGCAGACAGCCGCAGCCAAGCTCTACAGAGAGAG TACGAGGAAGCTCAGACAGAGCTGTCAGACCTAAAGGAAAAGTATGAGAAGACCGAGCAGGAAAAACAGTCTCTCGCAGATCACCTTGAGGAGTGCAAAGCCAACATGAACGAATTGCAGGAGAAAGGATCGAAG ACTGGCCTTTTGCTGCCTGTTCAAGCCGTAGTCATCGGCCTTATCCTGGCTTTGCTGTTTTGGTGCTTCGGCGCATTGTGGTAG